In Drosophila willistoni isolate 14030-0811.24 chromosome XR unlocalized genomic scaffold, UCI_dwil_1.1 Seg41, whole genome shotgun sequence, the following are encoded in one genomic region:
- the LOC6643056 gene encoding general odorant-binding protein lush → MKQPNTVQSLIIFMLMVLMLLSKPTISVNMQQFLQSLDMMRNGCAPKFKVPLDILDRIREGDFDLEPTQDLLCYTKCIAQLAGTVTKKGEFSVPKAFAQMPIILPPELQEPAKTALNHCKDAQKAYKDSCEKVYYTSKCIADFDRANFKFP, encoded by the exons ATGAAACAACCAAATACTGTCCAGAGCCTTATCATTTTTATGCTGATGGTGCTGATGCTGCTATCCAAGCCGACGATTAGTGTCAATATGCAACAGTTTCTGCAATCCCTGGACATGATGCGGAATGGCTGTGCGCCAAAATTTAAAGTACCTTTAGATATATTGGACCGGATACGTGAGGGTGATTTTGATTTAGAGCCCACACAGGACTTGCTG TGCTATACGAAATGCATTGCCCAATTGGCCGGAACGGTTACCAAGAAGGGTGAGTTTAGTGTGCCAAAGGCCTTTGCTCAGATGCCCATCATATTGCCACCGGAATTGCAAGAGCCCGCTAAGACAGCATTGAACCATTGTAAAGATGCGC AAAAGGCATACAAGGACTCATGCGAAAAGGTCTATTATACATCGAAATGCATAGCTGACTTTGATCGTGCCAATTTTAAGTTTCCATAG
- the LOC6643055 gene encoding uncharacterized protein LOC6643055 isoform X1, translated as MHARFADCDPASDEDQIKTQTLESRIGEFKQNPHNMAILNAMLDEVVNCAEREANRLAVEQQKSSSSSSSQQGKEKRPSFAIPDFKNGKVVNRARGFVVRIFDAICNCANNNAAAATTRFKLRSNTGGGTGGGASGGIGNGEREREPETLALTKKKSSSADGKKKSKGVSMADDVEAGVRLVD; from the exons ATGCATGCACGATTTGCTGATTGTGATCCAGCCTCGGATGAGGATCAAATTAAAACGCAAACATTGGAGAGCCGCATTGGGGAATTCAAACAGAATCCCCATAACATGGCAATACTCAATGCCATGCTTGATGAGGTGGTTAATTGTGCTGAAAGGGAGGCCAATCGCTTGGCTGTCGAGCAAcaaaaatcatcatcatcctcatcatcgcAACAG GGCAAGGAGAAGCGTCCGA GTTTCGCCATCCCAGATTTTAAGAACGGCAAGGTGGTGAATCGAGCTCGCGGATTTGTAGTGCGCATCTTCGATGCCATTTGCAATTGTGCTAACAACAATGCGGCAGCAGCCACAACCCGGTTCAAGCTGCGAAGCAACACCGGTGGAGGAACAGGAGGAGGTGCCAGCGGTGGCATTGGCAATGGTGAACGAGAACGTGAACCCGAAACCCTGGCCCTTACCAAGAAGAAATCCTCATCGGCGGACGGGAAGAAAAAATCCAAGGGTGTCAGCATGGCCGATGATGTTGAAGCTGGAGTTAGGCTAGTCGATTAA
- the LOC6643035 gene encoding venom protease: protein MKCSQVVVVTIISLFGWQVSAKYDHQDYIDLLELSDNDEFQWGAEENGAHEKNGNQSEGTATSNFLTRHHLEKRQAISSNGNQMLENKDYGACRTPLGASGRCRHIIYCRMPELKDDVWRLVSQLCIIEKSSIGICCTEQVSSSRFSPQFVNEDTPNIAQNPPEQRGCGITTRQYPRITGGRPAEPDEWPWMAALLREGLPYVWCGGVLITDRHVLTAAHCLHKLTKEEIFVRLGEYNTHQLNETRARDFRISNMVTHIDYDPLTFSNDIGLIRIERATLFNTYIWPVCMPPLNEDWSGRNGIVTGWGTQKFGGPHSSILMEVSLPIWKQTDCKAVMVERIQDSVLCAGQPEGGQDSCQGDSGGPLLVQLPNQRWVTIGIVSWGVRCGEPRRPGIYTRVDKYLEWIIANADI from the exons ATGAAGTGCAGTCAAGTGGTTGTGGTGACAATCATTAGCTTATTTGGCTGGCAAGTTTCGGCCAAATATGATCATCAAGATTATATAG ATCTCCTTGAGCTAAGTGATAACGATGAATTCCAATGGGGTGCGGAAGAGAATGGGGCACatgaaaaaaatggaaatcaaAGTGAAGGAACTGCTACTAGTAATTTCCTAACACGTCATCATTTGGAAAAGAGGCAGGCAATCAGTTCAAATGGTAATCAAATGCTG GAAAACAAGGATTATGGAGCCTGTCGCACTCCTTTGGGGGCATCTGGCCGCTGTCGTCACATCATTTACTGCCGCATGCCCGAACTAAAGGATGATGTATGGCGTCTTGTGTCACAGCTTTGCATAATTGAAAAGAG TTCCATTGGCATTTGTTGCACAGAACAAGTCAGCAGTTCGCGGTTTAGTCCCCAGTTTGTCAATGAGGATACACCCAACATTGCTCAAAATCCTCCTGAGCAACGGGGCTGTGGCATAACGACCCGCCAATATCCACGTATCACTGGCGGAAGGCCCGCCGAGCCGGATGAATGGCCCTGGATGGCCGCTCTTTTACGTGAAGGTTTGCCATATGTTTGGTGCGGCGGTGTTCTAATCACAGATCGTCATGTCCTTACCGCTGCCCATTGCCTGCACAAGCTGACCAAGGAGGAGATATTCGTGCGACTAGGCGAATATAACACACATCAGCTTAACGAGACGAGGGCCAGGGATTTCCGTATTAGCAATATGGTAACCCATATCGATTATGATCCATTGACATTTAGCAATGACATCGGCTTGATACGGATTGAGAGGGCCACTCTCTTCAATACTTATATATGGCCTGTTTGTATGCCGCCACTGAACGAAGATTGGTCGGGAAGAAATGGCATAGTAACAGGATGGGGAACTCAGAAATTCGGTGGACCACATTCAAGCATTTTAATGGAG GTCAGTTTACCCATATGGAAACAAACGGACTGTAAGGCTGTCATGGTTGAACGTATACAGGATAGTGTACTCTGTGCCGGACAACCAGAGGGCGGTCAGGATTCTTGCCAAGGCGATAGTGGCGGCCCCTTGCTCGTTCAATTGCCCAATCAGCGTTGGGTCACCATTGGCATTGTATCGTGGGGTGTTCGCTGTGGCGAACCTCGACGTCCGGGTATATATACCCGCGTCGACAAATACCTGGAATGGATCATAGCGAATGCCGATATATAG
- the LOC6643034 gene encoding lon protease homolog, mitochondrial isoform X1, which yields MLARVLRVGPLMRTRIGLASSTLYTRNTHCHTQMRQLIKNVPELRLTKPWERLNGRASLVMASRFYSRRRDDSDEDIMADQPTELLSDRDAQLPATVAVPDVWPHVPLLAMRRNPLFPRFMKIVEVSNPVIMDLLRRKVKLNQPYLGVFLKKNDGEDELVYNLDEVYSLGSFAQIQELQDLGDKLRMVVVAHRRIRITGQVVEDVPAPKPVKMTTLHYPLFNIKLRIPAEDQSSTSEDKPTTGRSSKSRKSRGRLPHHHRKRHQEKTNELLEAEELVQQQTLEEPLKSGKLDTKNVESPSYAEAEESDSVKDKPTPVLIVEVENVKQPTYKQTEEVKALTQEIIKTLRDIITMNPLYRESLQQMLHQNQRVVDNPIYLCDLGASLSAAEPGELQKILEEVDIPQRLQLSLTLLKKELELSRLQQKIGREVEEKVKQQHRKYILQEQLKVIKKELGIEKDDKDAIGEKYREKLKDKTVPEAIKNVIDEELTKLNFLESHSSEFNVTRNYLDWLTSLPWGVISTENLCLDKATDILNNDHYGMEDIKKRILEFIAVSSLKGTTQGKILCFHGPPGVGKTSIARSIARALNREYFRFSVGGMTDVAEIKGHRRTYVGAMPGKLIQCLKKTKTENPLVLIDEVDKIGKGYQGDPSSALLELLDPEQNANFLDHYLDVPVDLSRVLFICTANVIDTIPEPLRDRMELIEMSGYVAEEKVAIARQYLIPQAMSDCGLTDEQLNITEDSLNMLIRSYCRESGVRNLQKHIEKVIRKVAFRLVKKEGDHFHISADNLTKFLGKQIFSTDRMYATTPPGVVMGLAWTAMGGSSLYIETSKRLVRRNNKPDAAPGALNITGNLGDVMKESAQIALTVARNFIATIDPSNNFLEQEHIHLHVPEGATPKDGPSAGVTIITALVSLALNKPVRQDIAMTGEISLKGKVLTVGGIKEKAIAARRSGVTCLILPNDNKKDFDELPDFITEGLEVHFATNYEDVYQIAFEDDTNEETSEDAAPIPRREKISAAAAP from the exons ATGTTGGCACGCGTCTTACGAGTGGGTCCACTGATGCGAACTCGGATCGGACTGGCCTCCTCCACCTTATATACACGTAACACTCACTGCCATACACAGATGAGGCAGTTGATCAAAAATGTCCCCGAGTTAAGATTAACGAAGCCCTGGGAACGTCTAAATGGGAGAGCATCACTTGTGATGGCCTCCCGTTTTTATAGCCGTAGGCGTGATGACTCTGATGAAGATATCATGGCTGATCAACCGACGGAATTATTGTCCGATCGGGATGCACAATTGCCGGCAACAGTGGCTGTGCCGGATGTTTGGCCTCATGTTCCTCTACTCGCAATGCGTCGAAACCCTTTATTTCCACGATTCATGAAGATTGTTGAG GTTTCAAATCCTGTCATCATGGATTTACTGCGACGTAAGGTCAAGCTGAATCAACCGTACTTGGGCGTGTTTCTTAAAAAGAATGACGGCGAAGATGAGCTTGTCTATAATCTCGATGAGGTCTATAGCCTTGGCAGTTTTGCTCAAATTCAGGAACTGCAAGACTTGGGCGACAAACTGCGTATGGTTGTAGTAGCCCATCGTCGAATCCGTATCACCGGCCAAGTGGTGGAAGATGTACCCGCGCCAAAACCAG TGAAAATGACAACTTTGCATTATCCactctttaatataaaattacgCATCCCAGCTGAAGATCAGTCGTCGACGTCAGAGGATAAACCGACTACTGGACGTTCATCTAAATCCCGGAAATCACGTGGACGTTTACCCCATCATCATCGAAAAAGACACCAGGAAAAAACCAATGAACTCCTGGAAGCCGAGGAACTTGTGCAGCAACAAACTTTAGAAGAACCCCTAAAATCTGGAAAGTTAGACACCAAGAATGTTGAGTCTCCAAGTTATGCAGAAGCCGAAGAGAGCGATTCTGTTAAGGATAAGCCTACACCTGTGCTCATTGTTGAAGTGGAGAATGTGAAGCAGCCAACGTACAAACAGACCGAGGAGGTCAAGGCCCTCACTCAAGAGATTATTAAGACTTTGCGGGACATCATCACAATGAATCCTCTTTATAG AGAGAGTCTCCAGCAGATGCTACACCAAAATCAACGCGTTGTTGACAATCCTATTTATCTTTGTGATCTGGGCGCTTCACTATCCGCCGCCGAACCAGGAGAACTCCAGAAAATTCTTGAAGAAGTTGAT ATACCACAACGCCTGCAGCTATCATTGACGCTTCTTAAGAAAGAACTAGAGCTATCACGGCTTCAGCAAAAAATTGGACGTGAGGTGGAGGAGAAAGTAAAACAGCAGCATCGCAAATACATACTGCAGGAGCAGTTGAAAGTGATCAAAAAAGAATTGGGCATTGAGAAGGACGATAAGGATGCCATTGGCGAGAAATATAGAGAAAAGCTGAAAGATAAAACCGTGCCTGAAGCCATTAAGAATGTTATCGACGAAGAGCTGACCAAACTCAATTTCCTTGAGAGCCACAGCTCAGAGTTTAA TGTCACACGCAACTACCTCGACTGGCTGACCTCTTTGCCATGGGGCGTAATCAGCACAGAGAATCTTTGCCTTGATAAGGCCACAGATATTCTAAACAACGATCACTATGGCATGGAGGATATTAAAAAGCGCATACTCGAGTTCATTGCGGTTAGCTCACTGAAGGGCACAACGCAAGGAAAAATTCTATGCTTCCATGGTCCTCCTGGTGTGGGGAAAACAAGCATAGCCCGATCCATTGCACGTGCCCTGAATCGTGAATATTTCCGATTCAGTGTCGGTGGTATGACAGATGTCGCTGAAATCAAGGGACATCGCCGCACCTATGTTGGTGCCATGCCAGGAAAGTTAATTCAATGCTTGAAGAAAACGAAAACGGAGAATCCATTGGTTCTTATCGACGAAGTTGATAAAATTGGCAA AGGCTACCAAGGCGATCCAAGCTCTGCTCTGCTGGAATTGCTTGATCCCGAGCAAAATGCCAACTTCCTAGATCATTATTTAGATGTGCCAGTAGATCTATCGCGTGTACTTTTTATTTGCACGGCCAATGTGATCGACACGATTCCCGAACCATTGCGAGATCGCATGGAACTCATCGAAATGTCCGGCTATGTGGCAGAAGAAAAAGTTGCCATCGCCCGCCAGTATTTAATCCCGCAAGCCATGAGCGATTGCGGCTTGACTGATGAGCAACTAAATATAACCGAAGATTCTTTAAACATGCTCATCCGCAGCTATTGTCGCGAATCGGGTGTGCGCAATCTGCAGAAGCACATCGAAAAGGTCATTCGTAAAGTGGCTTTCCGCCTGGTTAAAAAGGAGGGAGATCATTTCCACATTAGTGCTGATAATCTGACCAAATTCTTGGGCAAACAGATTTTCAGTACTGATCGTATGTATGCCACTACACCCCCTGGTGTGGTAATGGGCCTAGCCTGGACAGCCATGGGTGGGTCATCGCTATACATTGAGACTTCGAAGCGGCTTGTACGACGAAACAATAAACCTGATGCTGCACCTGGTGCACTCAATATTACCGGAAATCTGGGCGATGTCATGAAGGAGTCGGCACAAATTGCTCTCACAGTGGCGCGAAACTTTATAGCCACCATTGACCCCAGCAATAATTTCCTAGAGCAAGA ACACATTCATTTGCATGTGCCAGAAGGCGCAACCCCTAAAGATGGACCCAGTGCTGGCGTTACAATAATCACAGCCTTAGTTTCCTTGGCCCTAAACAAGCCGGTGCGTCAAGATATAGCCATGACTGGCGAGATTTCCCTTAAGGGCAAAGTCTTGACTGTCGGCGGTATTAAGGAGAAGGCCATTGCA GCACGACGCAGCGGAGTAACCTGTCTAATTCTTCCTAATGacaataaaaaagattttgaTGAGCTACCAGACTTTATAACCGAAGGCCTAGAGGTTCATTTTGCAACCAATTATGAGGATGTCTACCAAATAGCTTTTGAAGACGATACAAATGAGGAGACATCAGAGGACGCGGCACCGATTCCGCGACGTGAGAAAATTTCCGCTGCAGCCGCGCCTTAG
- the LOC6643034 gene encoding lon protease homolog, mitochondrial isoform X2, producing MLARVLRVGPLMRTRIGLASSTLYTRNTHCHTQMRQLIKNVPELRLTKPWERLNGRASLVMASRFYSRRRDDSDEDIMADQPTELLSDRDAQLPATVAVPDVWPHVPLLAMRRNPLFPRFMKIVEVSNPVIMDLLRRKVKLNQPYLGVFLKKNDGEDELVYNLDEVYSLGSFAQIQELQDLGDKLRMVVVAHRRIRITGQVVEDVPAPKPAEDQSSTSEDKPTTGRSSKSRKSRGRLPHHHRKRHQEKTNELLEAEELVQQQTLEEPLKSGKLDTKNVESPSYAEAEESDSVKDKPTPVLIVEVENVKQPTYKQTEEVKALTQEIIKTLRDIITMNPLYRESLQQMLHQNQRVVDNPIYLCDLGASLSAAEPGELQKILEEVDIPQRLQLSLTLLKKELELSRLQQKIGREVEEKVKQQHRKYILQEQLKVIKKELGIEKDDKDAIGEKYREKLKDKTVPEAIKNVIDEELTKLNFLESHSSEFNVTRNYLDWLTSLPWGVISTENLCLDKATDILNNDHYGMEDIKKRILEFIAVSSLKGTTQGKILCFHGPPGVGKTSIARSIARALNREYFRFSVGGMTDVAEIKGHRRTYVGAMPGKLIQCLKKTKTENPLVLIDEVDKIGKGYQGDPSSALLELLDPEQNANFLDHYLDVPVDLSRVLFICTANVIDTIPEPLRDRMELIEMSGYVAEEKVAIARQYLIPQAMSDCGLTDEQLNITEDSLNMLIRSYCRESGVRNLQKHIEKVIRKVAFRLVKKEGDHFHISADNLTKFLGKQIFSTDRMYATTPPGVVMGLAWTAMGGSSLYIETSKRLVRRNNKPDAAPGALNITGNLGDVMKESAQIALTVARNFIATIDPSNNFLEQEHIHLHVPEGATPKDGPSAGVTIITALVSLALNKPVRQDIAMTGEISLKGKVLTVGGIKEKAIAARRSGVTCLILPNDNKKDFDELPDFITEGLEVHFATNYEDVYQIAFEDDTNEETSEDAAPIPRREKISAAAAP from the exons ATGTTGGCACGCGTCTTACGAGTGGGTCCACTGATGCGAACTCGGATCGGACTGGCCTCCTCCACCTTATATACACGTAACACTCACTGCCATACACAGATGAGGCAGTTGATCAAAAATGTCCCCGAGTTAAGATTAACGAAGCCCTGGGAACGTCTAAATGGGAGAGCATCACTTGTGATGGCCTCCCGTTTTTATAGCCGTAGGCGTGATGACTCTGATGAAGATATCATGGCTGATCAACCGACGGAATTATTGTCCGATCGGGATGCACAATTGCCGGCAACAGTGGCTGTGCCGGATGTTTGGCCTCATGTTCCTCTACTCGCAATGCGTCGAAACCCTTTATTTCCACGATTCATGAAGATTGTTGAG GTTTCAAATCCTGTCATCATGGATTTACTGCGACGTAAGGTCAAGCTGAATCAACCGTACTTGGGCGTGTTTCTTAAAAAGAATGACGGCGAAGATGAGCTTGTCTATAATCTCGATGAGGTCTATAGCCTTGGCAGTTTTGCTCAAATTCAGGAACTGCAAGACTTGGGCGACAAACTGCGTATGGTTGTAGTAGCCCATCGTCGAATCCGTATCACCGGCCAAGTGGTGGAAGATGTACCCGCGCCAAAACCAG CTGAAGATCAGTCGTCGACGTCAGAGGATAAACCGACTACTGGACGTTCATCTAAATCCCGGAAATCACGTGGACGTTTACCCCATCATCATCGAAAAAGACACCAGGAAAAAACCAATGAACTCCTGGAAGCCGAGGAACTTGTGCAGCAACAAACTTTAGAAGAACCCCTAAAATCTGGAAAGTTAGACACCAAGAATGTTGAGTCTCCAAGTTATGCAGAAGCCGAAGAGAGCGATTCTGTTAAGGATAAGCCTACACCTGTGCTCATTGTTGAAGTGGAGAATGTGAAGCAGCCAACGTACAAACAGACCGAGGAGGTCAAGGCCCTCACTCAAGAGATTATTAAGACTTTGCGGGACATCATCACAATGAATCCTCTTTATAG AGAGAGTCTCCAGCAGATGCTACACCAAAATCAACGCGTTGTTGACAATCCTATTTATCTTTGTGATCTGGGCGCTTCACTATCCGCCGCCGAACCAGGAGAACTCCAGAAAATTCTTGAAGAAGTTGAT ATACCACAACGCCTGCAGCTATCATTGACGCTTCTTAAGAAAGAACTAGAGCTATCACGGCTTCAGCAAAAAATTGGACGTGAGGTGGAGGAGAAAGTAAAACAGCAGCATCGCAAATACATACTGCAGGAGCAGTTGAAAGTGATCAAAAAAGAATTGGGCATTGAGAAGGACGATAAGGATGCCATTGGCGAGAAATATAGAGAAAAGCTGAAAGATAAAACCGTGCCTGAAGCCATTAAGAATGTTATCGACGAAGAGCTGACCAAACTCAATTTCCTTGAGAGCCACAGCTCAGAGTTTAA TGTCACACGCAACTACCTCGACTGGCTGACCTCTTTGCCATGGGGCGTAATCAGCACAGAGAATCTTTGCCTTGATAAGGCCACAGATATTCTAAACAACGATCACTATGGCATGGAGGATATTAAAAAGCGCATACTCGAGTTCATTGCGGTTAGCTCACTGAAGGGCACAACGCAAGGAAAAATTCTATGCTTCCATGGTCCTCCTGGTGTGGGGAAAACAAGCATAGCCCGATCCATTGCACGTGCCCTGAATCGTGAATATTTCCGATTCAGTGTCGGTGGTATGACAGATGTCGCTGAAATCAAGGGACATCGCCGCACCTATGTTGGTGCCATGCCAGGAAAGTTAATTCAATGCTTGAAGAAAACGAAAACGGAGAATCCATTGGTTCTTATCGACGAAGTTGATAAAATTGGCAA AGGCTACCAAGGCGATCCAAGCTCTGCTCTGCTGGAATTGCTTGATCCCGAGCAAAATGCCAACTTCCTAGATCATTATTTAGATGTGCCAGTAGATCTATCGCGTGTACTTTTTATTTGCACGGCCAATGTGATCGACACGATTCCCGAACCATTGCGAGATCGCATGGAACTCATCGAAATGTCCGGCTATGTGGCAGAAGAAAAAGTTGCCATCGCCCGCCAGTATTTAATCCCGCAAGCCATGAGCGATTGCGGCTTGACTGATGAGCAACTAAATATAACCGAAGATTCTTTAAACATGCTCATCCGCAGCTATTGTCGCGAATCGGGTGTGCGCAATCTGCAGAAGCACATCGAAAAGGTCATTCGTAAAGTGGCTTTCCGCCTGGTTAAAAAGGAGGGAGATCATTTCCACATTAGTGCTGATAATCTGACCAAATTCTTGGGCAAACAGATTTTCAGTACTGATCGTATGTATGCCACTACACCCCCTGGTGTGGTAATGGGCCTAGCCTGGACAGCCATGGGTGGGTCATCGCTATACATTGAGACTTCGAAGCGGCTTGTACGACGAAACAATAAACCTGATGCTGCACCTGGTGCACTCAATATTACCGGAAATCTGGGCGATGTCATGAAGGAGTCGGCACAAATTGCTCTCACAGTGGCGCGAAACTTTATAGCCACCATTGACCCCAGCAATAATTTCCTAGAGCAAGA ACACATTCATTTGCATGTGCCAGAAGGCGCAACCCCTAAAGATGGACCCAGTGCTGGCGTTACAATAATCACAGCCTTAGTTTCCTTGGCCCTAAACAAGCCGGTGCGTCAAGATATAGCCATGACTGGCGAGATTTCCCTTAAGGGCAAAGTCTTGACTGTCGGCGGTATTAAGGAGAAGGCCATTGCA GCACGACGCAGCGGAGTAACCTGTCTAATTCTTCCTAATGacaataaaaaagattttgaTGAGCTACCAGACTTTATAACCGAAGGCCTAGAGGTTCATTTTGCAACCAATTATGAGGATGTCTACCAAATAGCTTTTGAAGACGATACAAATGAGGAGACATCAGAGGACGCGGCACCGATTCCGCGACGTGAGAAAATTTCCGCTGCAGCCGCGCCTTAG
- the LOC6643033 gene encoding glycosylphosphatidylinositol anchor biosynthesis protein 11, giving the protein MKSQQRRPSELCRFLLKKYLKASLSLLVVTHAYILFCHLQGPTVVLQNVGISEKSFRHISSIKTMVLSRFDQQKTKHQLFHVSLSLATILICMAYMQYRRNWEHLGSFWDSLIVPIVFIGELLKVLLAHFYGRIEDGVLTAKQRQKKAAYFTPREILGGLTLQFLCTLLYAFICIILGAPVLGNYEQTFVLSLLMTLLTVSPTVFLLGGGGALQVCFCEKPEFVTKCEDTALNLFKYNALGGILGAWAGSVVAPLDWGRDWQVYPIPNVIGALLGSALGNIYACTHVLYATVRMYMSKKRG; this is encoded by the exons ATGAAGTCGCAA CAACGGAGGCCTAGTGAACTGTGTCGAttcttattaaaaaaatatttaaaagcaTCGCTGTCATTGCTTGTCGTGACTCACGCTTATATTTTATTCTGCCATCTACAGGGACCCACTGTAGTGTTGCAAAACGTAGGGATATCCGAAAAATCTTTTCGTCACATATCTTCAATTAAAACTATGGTTTTATCGCGTTTTGatcaacaaaaaaccaaacaccAGCTCTTTCATGTGTCACTTAGTCTGGCTACCATCCTAATATGCATGGCCTATATGCAATATCGTCGCAACTGGGAGCACCTTGGCAGCTTTTGGGACTCGCTAATTGTGCCGATAGTTTTCATTGGGGAGTTGCTGAAGGTGTTGTTGGCCCACTTCTATGGACGCATCGAGGATGGTGTTCTAACGGCCAAACAGAGACAAAAGAAAGCGGCATACTTTACGCCTCGTGAGATTTTGGGTGGACTGACGTTGCAGTTTCTGTGTACATTGCTCTATGCGTTCATTTGCATCATCCTTGGAGCACCAGTCTTGGGGAACTATGAACAGACATTTGTTCTATCGTTACTGATGACGCTGCTGACGGTTTCTCCGACTGTATTTTTGCTTGGAGGAGGTGGCGCCCTCCAGGTTTGTTTTTGTGAAAAGCCGGAGTTTGTCACCAAGTGCGAGGATACAGCGCTAAATCTATTTAAGTACAATGCATTGGGCGGCATATTGGGTGCATGGGCTGGCAGTGTCGTGGCTCCCTTGGACTGGGGCCGAGATTGGCAGGTCTATCCCATACCGAATGTGATTGGTGCTTTACTAGGCAGTGCTTTGGGCAATATATATGCGTGTACACATGTTCTCTATGCCACCGTTCGAATGTACATGAGCAAAAAGCGGGGCTAA
- the LOC6643055 gene encoding uncharacterized protein LOC6643055 isoform X2, with amino-acid sequence MHARFADCDPASDEDQIKTQTLESRIGEFKQNPHNMAILNAMLDEVVNCAEREANRLAVEQQKSSSSSSSQQGKEKRPNFKNGKVVNRARGFVVRIFDAICNCANNNAAAATTRFKLRSNTGGGTGGGASGGIGNGEREREPETLALTKKKSSSADGKKKSKGVSMADDVEAGVRLVD; translated from the exons ATGCATGCACGATTTGCTGATTGTGATCCAGCCTCGGATGAGGATCAAATTAAAACGCAAACATTGGAGAGCCGCATTGGGGAATTCAAACAGAATCCCCATAACATGGCAATACTCAATGCCATGCTTGATGAGGTGGTTAATTGTGCTGAAAGGGAGGCCAATCGCTTGGCTGTCGAGCAAcaaaaatcatcatcatcctcatcatcgcAACAG GGCAAGGAGAAGCGTCCGA ATTTTAAGAACGGCAAGGTGGTGAATCGAGCTCGCGGATTTGTAGTGCGCATCTTCGATGCCATTTGCAATTGTGCTAACAACAATGCGGCAGCAGCCACAACCCGGTTCAAGCTGCGAAGCAACACCGGTGGAGGAACAGGAGGAGGTGCCAGCGGTGGCATTGGCAATGGTGAACGAGAACGTGAACCCGAAACCCTGGCCCTTACCAAGAAGAAATCCTCATCGGCGGACGGGAAGAAAAAATCCAAGGGTGTCAGCATGGCCGATGATGTTGAAGCTGGAGTTAGGCTAGTCGATTAA